In Bacteroidia bacterium, one genomic interval encodes:
- a CDS encoding DUF4411 family protein, giving the protein MRAAIDTTSLVSFVRYYLPFDKADKLKKLLEKKFNSGEVIVLDKVFEESGRVAKGIVTEKLDFLDDKKKLVKTDMILPEQKFFNILENQLCYGSQKNKLTDVQFEIEQKRYLNSADAKLILFCEKDKNNLGLDKPILVTEESRSENDGKLFKKLPEICSILNIEHCNLPTLLKDHFQINLSDYLK; this is encoded by the coding sequence ATGAGAGCAGCAATAGACACAACTTCACTTGTTTCATTTGTTCGCTATTATCTACCATTTGATAAAGCAGATAAACTGAAAAAACTTCTTGAAAAGAAATTCAATTCAGGAGAAGTGATTGTGTTGGACAAAGTGTTTGAGGAATCGGGCAGAGTTGCTAAAGGAATTGTAACGGAGAAACTGGACTTTCTTGATGACAAAAAAAAATTGGTGAAAACTGATATGATTCTACCTGAGCAAAAGTTTTTCAACATCCTTGAAAACCAGTTATGCTATGGCTCACAGAAAAATAAACTTACTGATGTTCAATTTGAAATTGAACAGAAAAGATATTTGAATTCTGCTGATGCTAAATTGATTTTGTTTTGTGAGAAGGATAAAAATAATTTGGGATTGGATAAACCTATTTTGGTTACAGAAGAATCGCGGAGTGAGAATGACGGCAAACTTTTTAAGAAGTTGCCAGAGATATGTTCCATTCTAAACATAGAGCATTGTAATCTACCCACCTTGCTCAAAGACCACTTCCAAATTAATCTGAGTGATTACTTGAAATAA
- a CDS encoding ImmA/IrrE family metallo-endopeptidase: MTTININPERINHLLKLYKLGKKEFLSLVSEGLKKQFTEEEVFRSEMKASLLKKIDKVFGKGLNYYIDPKQLREAKEESIFFRKDKFNADLNLASKKIVNQFEEEKISLSALSKLSDLTRDRVLPVYTVSNKPKEVATEMRKKIYPEFNYKKREFLKSLIAKFAEHNILVFEFVENWNKKEKVNINGFYLKPDTIVLKRNQKSFSREIFTLVHELGHYLLNEEEIDERINEDTPDYNSLSRIEKWCNDFAYFFLVGELDKTLAALPTATAHNDFHQDILDEIAMATNLSVFALYTRLLITEKISLGNYRKRCNEISESISEREAEEQRKHELEKLKALEEGRTIGGAAAKPLLSPLYVNAIQSAFYEGVITEAEFCKRLNIKADRIDYYLK, from the coding sequence TTGACAACCATAAATATAAATCCTGAACGAATAAATCACTTGCTCAAACTCTATAAGTTAGGCAAGAAGGAATTTCTTTCGCTTGTTAGTGAGGGCTTGAAAAAGCAATTCACAGAAGAAGAAGTTTTCAGAAGCGAAATGAAAGCGAGTTTGCTCAAAAAGATTGACAAAGTTTTCGGCAAAGGATTGAACTACTACATTGACCCGAAACAACTTCGTGAAGCAAAAGAAGAAAGTATTTTTTTTAGAAAAGATAAATTCAATGCTGACCTGAATCTTGCTTCAAAGAAAATTGTGAATCAATTTGAAGAAGAAAAAATTTCTCTTTCGGCACTTTCAAAACTTTCTGACCTTACAAGAGACAGAGTGTTGCCCGTTTACACGGTGAGCAACAAACCAAAAGAAGTTGCAACGGAAATGAGGAAAAAAATTTATCCGGAATTTAACTACAAGAAAAGAGAGTTTCTTAAGTCACTAATTGCAAAGTTTGCTGAACACAACATTTTGGTTTTTGAGTTTGTAGAAAACTGGAACAAAAAAGAGAAAGTAAATATCAACGGCTTTTATCTCAAACCTGACACCATTGTTCTTAAGCGAAATCAAAAATCTTTTAGCCGAGAAATTTTCACACTGGTTCATGAGTTAGGACATTATCTTTTGAACGAAGAAGAAATTGATGAACGCATCAATGAAGACACACCTGATTATAATTCATTGAGCAGAATTGAAAAATGGTGCAATGACTTTGCATATTTCTTTTTAGTTGGGGAGTTGGACAAAACTTTGGCAGCATTGCCAACAGCGACTGCACACAACGATTTTCATCAAGACATTTTGGATGAGATTGCAATGGCAACAAACCTTAGTGTGTTTGCACTTTACACACGATTGCTGATTACAGAAAAAATTTCCTTGGGTAATTACAGAAAGCGATGCAATGAAATTTCAGAAAGTATTAGTGAACGAGAAGCAGAAGAACAACGCAAGCATGAGTTGGAGAAATTGAAAGCATTGGAAGAAGGAAGAACAATTGGCGGAGCAGCGGCAAAGCCGCTTCTATCCCCATTGTATGTAAACGCAATTCAGTCGGCATTTTACGAAGGAGTAATTACCGAAGCGGAGTTTTGCAAAAGGTTAAACATTAAAGCCGACAGGATTGATTATTATCTCAAATGA
- the pyrH gene encoding UMP kinase → MKYKRILLKLSGEALMGEKNFGIDNNRLTQYAEEIKTIVDKGVQVAIVIGGGNIFRGLQAAEGGMDRVQGDYMGMLATVINSMALQGALEHKGINTRLQSAITMDAICEPFIRRRAVRHLEKNRVVIFGAGTGNPYFTTDTAASLRAIEVEADVILKGTRVDGIYTSDPEKNSDAVRFEHLTFDDVYEKDLKVMDMTAFTLCHENKLPIIVFDMNTPGNLLRLVEGNHVGTLVDVE, encoded by the coding sequence ATGAAATATAAAAGAATATTATTGAAACTTAGTGGTGAAGCACTGATGGGAGAGAAAAATTTTGGGATAGACAACAACAGACTTACCCAATATGCGGAGGAAATAAAAACTATTGTTGACAAAGGTGTTCAGGTTGCCATAGTAATAGGAGGAGGTAATATTTTCAGAGGGTTGCAGGCAGCAGAAGGTGGCATGGACAGGGTGCAGGGCGATTACATGGGTATGCTTGCTACTGTCATTAACAGTATGGCTTTGCAGGGTGCATTAGAACATAAAGGCATAAACACACGTTTGCAATCGGCCATTACTATGGATGCTATCTGCGAGCCTTTTATCAGAAGAAGAGCAGTGCGCCACCTTGAAAAAAACAGAGTAGTGATTTTTGGTGCCGGAACAGGTAATCCGTATTTTACTACCGATACAGCAGCTTCATTGCGAGCCATAGAAGTGGAGGCTGATGTAATTTTAAAAGGAACCAGAGTGGATGGCATCTATACTTCCGACCCTGAAAAAAACAGTGATGCTGTACGCTTTGAACATCTAACCTTTGATGATGTTTACGAAAAAGATTTGAAGGTAATGGATATGACAGCCTTTACCTTGTGTCATGAAAACAAATTGCCGATTATAGTTTTTGATATGAACACTCCCGGTAACCTGTTGCGTTTGGTAGAAGGCAACCATGTAGGCACGTTGGTGGATGTAGAGTAG
- the deoC gene encoding deoxyribose-phosphate aldolase: MAKVDLRFLNHLPPVDQVGVEERVARLNKRSIKNESKMEALKLAISMMDLTTLDAKDTPGKVRQLCAKAIRPHEMEGIPSAAAVCVYANLVSVAKQALEGTKVKVAAVSTAFPSGMSNRKFKLDETRYAVAEGADEIDMVISRGEFLRGEYNFVFDEIAAVKEACGKAHLKVILETGELSTLDNVRKASELSIAAGADFIKTSTGKVQPAATLPVTLVMLECIRDYYYRTGIKIGMKPAGGIATAKLALQYLVMVRETLGQDWLNADMFRFGASSLANDLLMQILKQITGVYQSADYFSKD, translated from the coding sequence ATGGCAAAAGTAGATTTACGTTTTCTCAACCACCTGCCACCGGTAGATCAGGTTGGTGTTGAAGAGCGTGTGGCCCGTCTAAACAAACGCAGCATCAAGAACGAATCGAAGATGGAAGCATTGAAGTTAGCCATTTCCATGATGGATTTGACTACGCTTGATGCTAAAGATACACCCGGAAAAGTGAGACAACTGTGTGCCAAGGCCATCCGGCCACATGAAATGGAAGGCATCCCTTCTGCAGCAGCAGTATGTGTATATGCAAACCTTGTGTCGGTAGCCAAACAGGCATTGGAAGGCACAAAGGTTAAAGTTGCTGCTGTGTCAACGGCTTTTCCAAGCGGCATGAGTAATAGAAAATTCAAGTTAGACGAAACACGCTATGCTGTTGCCGAAGGTGCCGATGAAATTGACATGGTTATTTCAAGAGGAGAATTTTTGAGAGGAGAGTATAACTTTGTGTTTGACGAAATAGCTGCTGTGAAAGAAGCCTGCGGTAAAGCTCATTTGAAAGTTATTTTAGAAACAGGCGAACTCTCCACTTTGGATAATGTAAGGAAGGCAAGTGAATTGTCAATTGCAGCAGGTGCCGATTTTATTAAAACATCTACAGGAAAAGTACAACCTGCAGCCACACTGCCTGTAACCTTGGTGATGCTTGAATGTATTCGCGATTACTATTACAGAACAGGAATAAAAATAGGTATGAAGCCTGCCGGGGGTATTGCCACTGCTAAGCTGGCACTACAATATTTAGTGATGGTTAGAGAAACGCTGGGGCAGGATTGGCTGAATGCAGATATGTTCAGGTTTGGTGCAAGCTCTTTAGCCAACGATTTGCTTATGCAGATATTAAAACAAATTACTGGAGTGTATCAAAGTGCCGATTATTTTTCGAAAGATTAA
- the purB gene encoding adenylosuccinate lyase: MSDALFAVSPVDGRYAAVCSPLREYFSEYALIRERVKVEVKYLIALSQLQLPQLQIDAGKFDALRSIYRQFTPADTEQIKQTEKTTNHDVKAVEYFVKEKLEALGLQKAKEFVHFGLTSQDINNTATPMLVRHGIAEVMLPALTDVINKIESQAQEWKNISLLAHTHGQPASPTRLGKEMKVFSERLRSQLEMLKSIPHSAKFGGATGNFNAHAVAYPTVDWITFADDFVNSLGLTRTAYTTQIEPYDNLAALFDNLKRINNILLDLCRDVWSYISMNYFSQTVKAGEIGSSAMPHKVNPIDFENAEGNLGIANALFEHLSAKLPVSRLQRDLTDSTVLRNTGVPFAHTLIALKSLLKGLNKIIPNTQVISADLNRHAVVIAEALQTILRREGYPNPYEVLKDLTRGKENITLQDIHQFIGTLQVGDAVKAELLNITPENYTGVNLSN; the protein is encoded by the coding sequence ATGTCCGATGCCCTTTTTGCTGTTTCGCCTGTTGACGGTCGCTATGCCGCTGTTTGTAGTCCGCTGAGAGAATATTTTTCTGAATATGCCCTCATCCGCGAACGTGTTAAGGTAGAAGTAAAATATCTTATTGCACTGTCACAGCTGCAACTGCCACAACTTCAAATTGACGCTGGAAAATTTGATGCACTGCGCAGCATCTACCGACAGTTTACACCTGCCGATACAGAACAGATTAAGCAAACAGAAAAAACTACCAATCATGATGTAAAAGCTGTTGAATATTTTGTAAAAGAAAAATTAGAGGCATTAGGACTGCAAAAAGCAAAAGAGTTTGTTCACTTTGGGCTTACTTCGCAAGATATCAATAACACAGCAACACCAATGCTCGTCCGTCATGGCATTGCCGAAGTAATGCTACCGGCATTAACAGATGTGATAAACAAAATTGAAAGTCAGGCACAGGAATGGAAAAACATTAGCCTGCTGGCTCATACACATGGGCAACCTGCCAGCCCAACGCGCTTGGGAAAAGAAATGAAAGTTTTTAGCGAAAGGCTTCGCTCACAGTTAGAAATGCTCAAGTCAATACCTCATAGTGCAAAATTTGGTGGAGCTACAGGAAACTTCAATGCTCATGCAGTAGCTTATCCTACCGTTGACTGGATTACTTTTGCTGATGACTTTGTGAACTCTCTAGGACTAACACGTACTGCCTACACTACGCAAATTGAACCTTATGACAATCTTGCTGCCTTATTTGACAATCTAAAACGCATCAACAATATTTTATTGGATTTATGCCGTGACGTATGGAGCTACATCAGTATGAACTATTTTTCGCAAACCGTCAAAGCCGGTGAGATTGGTTCTTCTGCAATGCCACATAAAGTAAACCCGATAGACTTTGAAAATGCGGAAGGTAATCTTGGTATTGCCAATGCTTTGTTTGAACATCTGTCAGCTAAACTTCCCGTATCACGACTTCAACGTGACTTGACTGACAGCACCGTATTGAGAAACACAGGTGTTCCTTTTGCTCACACACTCATTGCACTGAAATCTTTACTAAAAGGTTTAAATAAAATCATTCCAAATACTCAGGTAATTTCTGCTGATCTTAATCGTCATGCAGTTGTTATTGCTGAAGCATTACAAACTATTCTAAGACGTGAAGGCTACCCTAATCCTTATGAAGTATTAAAGGATCTTACACGTGGGAAAGAAAACATCACATTGCAGGATATTCATCAGTTTATTGGCACACTTCAGGTTGGCGATGCTGTAAAAGCTGAATTATTGAATATTACACCGGAAAATTATACGGGAGTAAATTTATCAAACTGA
- a CDS encoding riboflavin synthase, producing MFTGIIETIGIVKKIEREGSNRHFTIACSFASDLKIDQSVAHNGVCLTVVKINPENGTYKVTAVDETLRQTNLVDLVEGDEVNLERGMLLNTRLDGHIVQGHVDGTAVCTSITNENGSWKFVFENDGSAFNLIVRKGSVTVNGVSLTIVEADDYSFSVAIIPYTMLHTTFRNLKQGHSVNIEFDIIGKYVARLMQKSV from the coding sequence ATGTTTACCGGAATTATTGAAACCATTGGCATTGTAAAGAAAATAGAGCGTGAAGGCAGTAACCGTCATTTTACCATAGCATGTTCTTTTGCTTCTGATTTAAAAATAGATCAAAGTGTTGCACACAATGGTGTTTGTCTTACTGTCGTAAAAATTAATCCTGAAAATGGAACTTATAAGGTTACTGCTGTTGATGAAACATTGCGCCAAACAAACCTTGTTGATTTGGTCGAAGGCGATGAAGTAAATCTTGAAAGAGGCATGTTGTTGAATACACGTTTAGATGGGCATATTGTTCAAGGACATGTTGACGGCACTGCTGTTTGCACTTCAATAACCAATGAAAACGGCAGTTGGAAATTTGTTTTTGAAAATGATGGCTCAGCATTTAATTTAATTGTTCGAAAAGGATCTGTAACGGTTAATGGTGTCAGCCTTACTATAGTGGAGGCCGATGATTATTCGTTTTCTGTTGCCATTATTCCTTACACCATGCTGCATACCACTTTCAGAAATTTAAAACAAGGTCACTCTGTCAATATTGAGTTTGATATTATTGGAAAGTATGTTGCAAGGCTGATGCAAAAATCAGTTTGA
- a CDS encoding gliding motility-associated C-terminal domain-containing protein, producing the protein MKKILIFFLLLFGMQIEAWATHNRAGEITFNQISLLTYRVQIVTYTKTSSPADRPMLEMNWGDGTQDSLPRISKTTVGIDISRNYYEGVHTFPGPAVYTVFFEDPNRNGGVANIPGSVNIPFYVESQIVINPVLGYNNSPVLLQPPIDNGAIGKIFIHNANAYDPDGDSLSYELIKCKGINGLDIPGYFYPAASTSFTLDAVTGDLIWDTPTLQGEFNVAFLIREWRNGVNIGYVERDMQIDIVVTPDNPPVINALNDLCVTAGTLISQNVTATDPDVGNLITLSATGSPLDTGFTPISPAVFPVVTDTNSVTGTFIWQTECAHVRKAPYQVLFKAQDNVSQINLVDLKRMNITVVAPAPQNLTATPVQNAIHLTWDQSVCFNAEGYRIYRRNGFFGYVPSICQTGVPAFTGYTYLATVQGLANNTFVDDNNGGGLIPGNDYCYMVIAYFNDGAESYASNEACAKIVQSLPIMTNVSVTATDVANGTMYVAWSKPKEIDSIQTPGPFEYRLLRGQGFSPSSFTTVSTFSNLNDTTFNDVALNTADNAWTYKVEFHNLTAGNTFKIGESLAASSVYLTTTSTDNAIQLSWQASVPWTNNATVVYRKNAGGTFSVIDTVSGNTFNDAGLANDTLFCYKVETIGSYSSPGFVSPILNFSQENCTTPKDNVSPCNISSATISSSCLNNEVILTWQKPDSSCGDDVISYELYYAPSKNVTPYLIASLDGINQSTYIRNVPDSTSGCYYFMTVDSVGNKSSLSEPYCAETCPVYTLPNVFTPDNDGKNDLFVPFPYRYVDHIELTIYNRWGSKVFETHDKDILWKGTKDNGSTRLSDGVYYYVGKVYEIFIDGIKPRTLKGAVNLIGGAK; encoded by the coding sequence ATGAAGAAAATTTTAATCTTTTTCTTACTGCTTTTCGGTATGCAAATAGAAGCATGGGCAACACACAATCGTGCAGGTGAAATAACTTTCAATCAGATTTCACTGCTTACTTACAGAGTACAAATTGTTACCTACACCAAAACGAGCAGCCCGGCCGACAGGCCAATGCTTGAAATGAATTGGGGTGACGGCACACAGGATTCTTTGCCACGAATAAGTAAAACTACTGTGGGCATTGACATCAGCAGAAATTATTATGAAGGTGTTCACACTTTTCCCGGACCTGCTGTTTATACGGTGTTCTTTGAAGACCCTAACCGCAACGGAGGTGTTGCAAATATTCCGGGTTCTGTAAATATTCCTTTTTATGTAGAATCACAAATTGTGATTAACCCTGTGTTAGGTTATAATAATTCTCCGGTATTGTTACAACCGCCAATTGACAATGGAGCAATTGGAAAAATATTTATTCATAATGCCAATGCTTATGATCCGGATGGGGATAGCTTATCGTATGAACTTATAAAATGCAAAGGCATCAATGGGCTTGATATTCCCGGATATTTTTATCCTGCTGCAAGCACATCATTTACTTTAGATGCTGTTACCGGAGATTTAATTTGGGATACACCAACCCTTCAGGGTGAGTTTAATGTGGCATTCTTAATTCGTGAATGGCGCAATGGCGTAAACATTGGTTATGTTGAACGCGATATGCAGATTGATATTGTAGTTACACCGGATAATCCTCCTGTCATAAATGCATTGAATGACCTTTGTGTAACAGCTGGAACATTAATTTCTCAGAATGTAACAGCCACCGATCCTGATGTTGGAAATTTAATAACCCTATCGGCAACAGGTAGTCCGTTAGACACCGGCTTCACACCCATAAGCCCGGCAGTTTTTCCTGTAGTGACAGATACCAATTCTGTTACGGGAACTTTTATCTGGCAGACAGAATGTGCACACGTTCGCAAGGCACCCTATCAGGTTTTATTTAAGGCACAGGATAATGTTAGTCAGATAAATCTTGTTGACCTGAAAAGGATGAATATAACAGTTGTTGCACCGGCACCACAAAATCTAACAGCAACACCTGTGCAAAATGCAATTCATCTTACGTGGGATCAGTCGGTGTGTTTTAATGCTGAAGGTTATCGTATTTACAGACGAAATGGCTTTTTTGGATATGTGCCCTCCATTTGTCAGACAGGAGTGCCGGCATTTACAGGATATACTTATCTGGCAACGGTGCAGGGATTGGCGAATAACACATTTGTTGACGATAACAATGGTGGAGGACTTATACCCGGAAACGATTACTGCTACATGGTGATAGCTTATTTTAATGATGGAGCAGAGAGCTATGCCTCAAACGAAGCTTGTGCTAAAATTGTTCAATCACTGCCTATTATGACCAATGTAAGTGTAACTGCTACAGATGTTGCCAATGGAACAATGTATGTAGCGTGGTCGAAGCCTAAAGAAATTGACAGCATTCAAACTCCGGGGCCTTTTGAGTACCGCTTATTACGAGGACAAGGTTTTTCACCATCATCGTTTACCACTGTTTCAACCTTCAGCAATCTTAACGATACCACCTTTAACGATGTTGCATTGAATACTGCTGACAATGCATGGACTTACAAAGTAGAATTTCATAACCTTACAGCCGGAAATACATTTAAAATAGGTGAGTCACTTGCCGCTTCAAGTGTTTATTTGACAACCACATCAACAGACAATGCAATTCAATTGTCATGGCAGGCATCAGTACCCTGGACAAACAATGCAACTGTTGTTTACCGGAAAAATGCAGGTGGCACTTTCTCGGTTATTGATACTGTTTCAGGAAATACATTTAACGATGCAGGCCTGGCAAACGATACGTTGTTTTGCTACAAGGTTGAAACTATTGGCAGCTACTCATCACCTGGTTTTGTTTCTCCTATTCTGAATTTTTCACAGGAGAATTGTACAACACCTAAGGACAATGTTAGTCCATGCAATATCAGCAGTGCAACAATATCAAGTTCATGTCTGAATAATGAAGTGATTTTAACATGGCAAAAGCCGGATAGCTCCTGTGGTGATGATGTGATATCTTATGAATTGTATTATGCACCTTCAAAGAATGTTACGCCTTATTTGATTGCCTCTTTGGATGGCATCAATCAAAGTACATACATACGTAATGTTCCTGACAGCACAAGCGGTTGTTATTATTTTATGACTGTTGATTCAGTGGGAAATAAGAGCAGCTTAAGCGAACCTTATTGTGCGGAGACATGCCCTGTTTATACATTACCCAATGTGTTTACTCCCGATAATGATGGTAAGAACGATTTGTTTGTTCCGTTTCCTTATCGTTACGTTGACCACATTGAACTCACCATTTACAATCGTTGGGGAAGTAAAGTTTTTGAAACACATGATAAGGATATTTTGTGGAAAGGAACCAAAGATAATGGCTCAACACGACTGAGTGATGGAGTATATTACTACGTTGGAAAAGTGTATGAAATTTTCATTGATGGCATAAAGCCACGTACTCTCAAAGGTGCCGTTAACCTGATAGGAGGTGCCAAATAA
- the mqnC gene encoding cyclic dehypoxanthinyl futalosine synthase has protein sequence MNVESLLSRALDFEFLSVEEGIYLFHHAPLTDLMFIANELRKKQKPENISATGEELVTWMIDRNVNTTNVCIANCKFCNFFRVPGHKEAYITSMEEYKVKIEEMFRYGGDQLLLQGGHHPELGLSFYTKIFSELKKLYPQVKLHALGPPEVAHITKLEGMTHTEVLKALKDSGLDTLPGAGAEILSDRVRRMISKGKCTGREWLDVMRAAHQLNITTSATMMFGHIETLQERFEHLVMLRQVQSEKPAHAKGFLAFIAWPFQDENTILKRVKGIRNKVTSEEFIRMTALSRIMLPNIKNIQASWLTVGKQTAQVALHAGANDFGSIMIEENVVSVAGAPHRFTSQGIQDAIREAGFIPQLRSQQYQFREIPEMMEQQVINY, from the coding sequence ATGAATGTAGAAAGTTTACTGAGTCGTGCATTGGATTTTGAATTTTTGAGTGTTGAGGAGGGGATATACCTTTTTCATCATGCGCCATTAACCGACCTGATGTTTATAGCTAATGAGTTAAGAAAAAAACAGAAACCTGAAAATATTTCTGCAACAGGAGAAGAACTTGTAACCTGGATGATTGATCGCAATGTAAATACTACCAACGTATGTATTGCCAACTGTAAGTTTTGTAATTTTTTCCGAGTGCCGGGACATAAGGAAGCCTACATCACCAGTATGGAAGAATATAAGGTTAAGATAGAAGAGATGTTTCGTTATGGAGGAGATCAGTTGTTGTTACAAGGAGGTCATCATCCGGAGTTAGGTTTGTCATTTTACACCAAAATTTTCAGTGAGTTAAAGAAACTTTATCCGCAGGTGAAACTGCATGCACTTGGTCCACCGGAGGTGGCACATATCACCAAGCTGGAAGGAATGACGCATACAGAGGTGCTTAAAGCCTTAAAAGATTCCGGACTTGATACATTGCCCGGTGCAGGAGCAGAAATTTTAAGTGACAGGGTGCGCAGGATGATTTCAAAAGGAAAATGTACTGGACGCGAATGGCTTGATGTGATGCGTGCAGCACATCAATTAAACATTACCACATCTGCAACAATGATGTTTGGTCATATTGAAACTTTGCAGGAGCGATTCGAACATTTAGTCATGCTCCGACAGGTGCAGTCTGAAAAACCTGCACATGCAAAAGGTTTTCTTGCATTTATTGCATGGCCATTTCAGGATGAGAATACAATTTTAAAGAGAGTAAAGGGCATTCGTAATAAAGTTACTTCCGAAGAGTTTATAAGGATGACTGCATTGAGCAGAATTATGTTGCCAAACATCAAAAACATACAGGCATCGTGGCTCACTGTTGGCAAGCAAACGGCACAAGTGGCATTGCATGCAGGAGCCAACGATTTTGGTTCTATTATGATTGAAGAAAATGTGGTGAGTGTTGCCGGTGCACCACATCGTTTTACATCGCAAGGCATTCAGGATGCTATTCGTGAGGCAGGATTTATTCCACAATTAAGGTCACAACAATATCAGTTCAGAGAAATACCTGAAATGATGGAGCAACAGGTTATCAACTACTGA
- a CDS encoding leucyl aminopeptidase family protein, translated as MIKNKLADNNLDYSLVILTTSATKFDASVFSTDELKYVKDELKNKKNLVAVNQYDRMVYVCLLENKSKDQSLYMESCRKAGHQVTALLNKTKAKSVLIEARGLRQEALCFTEGLALTNYQFRKYKTSGDNNSLEIIALHSNKLTDKDLLWLNTIVEATCKARDLVNEPVNYLTATQLSNEMVKLGKQAGIKVTVLNKKDIEKTGMGGLLAVNKGSQDPPTFTIMEYKPAGHKNKKPFVLVGKGVVYDTGGLSLKPTANSMDYMKCDMGGAAAVGCAIYALAKAKIPLHVVALIPATDNRPGENAYVPGDVIKMYSGKTVEVLNTDAEGRMILADALHHAKKYHPALVMEFSTLTGAASSALGKYACAFLTTADQNQNNALKKSAAHVYERVVEFPMWEEYGELIKSDVADIKNVGGPAAGMITAAKFLEHFIDYPYMHFDIAGTAFVHAEDSYRGKGGTGFGVRLITEFLKNKI; from the coding sequence ATGATTAAAAACAAACTGGCCGACAATAACCTCGACTATTCATTAGTAATTCTCACCACATCAGCCACAAAATTTGATGCTTCAGTTTTTTCAACCGATGAGTTGAAGTATGTAAAAGATGAGTTGAAAAATAAAAAAAATTTGGTTGCAGTAAATCAGTATGACCGCATGGTCTATGTCTGTTTGCTCGAGAATAAATCAAAAGATCAGTCGTTATACATGGAATCATGCCGCAAGGCGGGTCATCAGGTTACGGCATTGTTGAATAAAACAAAAGCAAAAAGTGTGTTGATAGAAGCACGCGGTTTACGTCAGGAAGCATTGTGTTTTACAGAAGGGCTTGCCTTAACCAACTATCAGTTTAGGAAATATAAAACTTCTGGCGATAATAACAGCCTTGAAATAATTGCTTTACATTCAAACAAATTAACCGACAAAGATTTATTATGGTTAAATACTATTGTTGAGGCTACCTGCAAAGCCCGCGATTTGGTAAATGAACCTGTCAATTATCTTACGGCAACACAACTATCAAACGAAATGGTTAAGTTGGGAAAGCAGGCAGGTATTAAAGTTACCGTGCTCAACAAAAAAGATATTGAAAAAACAGGCATGGGAGGTTTGCTTGCAGTAAACAAAGGCAGCCAGGACCCGCCCACCTTTACCATTATGGAATACAAACCTGCAGGACATAAAAACAAAAAGCCATTTGTTTTGGTAGGCAAAGGTGTTGTATATGATACAGGAGGATTGAGCCTGAAACCAACTGCCAACAGCATGGATTATATGAAGTGCGATATGGGTGGTGCTGCAGCAGTAGGATGCGCCATCTATGCACTGGCAAAAGCAAAAATTCCTTTGCATGTAGTAGCCTTAATTCCTGCCACCGACAACCGCCCGGGTGAAAACGCTTATGTTCCGGGAGATGTAATAAAGATGTACAGTGGAAAAACTGTAGAAGTATTAAATACTGATGCAGAAGGTAGAATGATTCTTGCCGATGCACTGCATCATGCAAAAAAATATCACCCTGCTTTGGTCATGGAGTTTTCTACATTAACAGGAGCGGCATCAAGTGCATTAGGAAAATATGCATGTGCTTTTTTAACAACTGCTGACCAGAATCAAAACAATGCATTAAAGAAAAGCGCAGCACATGTTTATGAACGTGTTGTAGAATTTCCAATGTGGGAAGAGTATGGCGAACTCATAAAATCTGATGTAGCCGATATTAAAAACGTAGGCGGTCCTGCTGCAGGAATGATAACTGCTGCAAAATTTCTTGAACACTTTATTGATTATCCCTATATGCATTTCGATATTGCAGGAACTGCATTTGTTCATGCTGAAGACTCTTATCGTGGTAAAGGCGGAACCGGATTTGGGGTACGTTTGATTACTGAATTTTTAAAAAACAAAATCTGA